A single window of Planctomycetia bacterium DNA harbors:
- a CDS encoding RNA polymerase sigma factor, with protein sequence MNVARTTTEAVEADRRLTTDRLEDAFARWQPELLGTLYYLTGNHEDARDALQETFIKCWRHRDAVGEVDNLKAWVFRIALNAGRDVRGTAWRRRRTALPDNASYLPGPDCAPEARLEQTEQLARLREAISHLRAEEQEVFLLRQNGEMTYEQIAVAVGIPLGTVKTRMRLALGRLREAMAEESA encoded by the coding sequence ATGAACGTCGCCCGCACCACGACGGAGGCTGTGGAAGCCGACCGGCGGTTGACCACCGACCGTCTGGAGGACGCCTTTGCGCGCTGGCAGCCCGAACTGCTGGGCACGTTGTATTACCTCACTGGCAACCATGAGGACGCGCGGGACGCCCTGCAGGAGACGTTCATAAAGTGCTGGCGGCACCGCGACGCGGTGGGCGAAGTGGACAACCTCAAGGCCTGGGTGTTTCGAATCGCGCTGAATGCCGGCCGAGATGTGCGAGGGACCGCCTGGCGACGCAGGCGTACCGCGTTGCCGGACAACGCCTCGTATCTGCCCGGCCCTGATTGTGCGCCGGAGGCGCGCCTGGAGCAGACAGAGCAATTGGCGCGACTACGGGAAGCGATCTCGCATCTGCGGGCGGAGGAACAGGAGGTGTTCCTGCTGCGACAAAACGGAGAAATGACCTACGAACAAATCGCGGTCGCCGTGGGGATCCCGCTGGGGACCGTGAAGACGCGGATGCGGTTGGCCCTCGGCCGCTTGCGCGAGGCGATGGCGGAGGAATCGGCGTAA